The sequence gtaggtcagtggtacagcgttcgctccaTGCGCGGTAAgtgggggatcgatccccgtcggtggacccattgggctatttctcgttgtgAGAAGAATTAGAAGAATTGTATCAAAGCAGACACCGATCATATAACTAACGGGTGGATTTCTCGTAGTAAACAACCTATTCTTATTTTGAAGCGTTGACTAAAACAACTCTttcattaaacatatattagcaaaacaaaaataccaaaaaaaagacaaacaaataaataaacaaacaaacaaacaacaacaaacaaacaaacaaacaaacaaaaacaaacaacctccGACTCATTCTTGTGGAGGGTAGGCGGTATACATAGGTTTGGagaaacatttttttcccaTACAGGAATCCCCATTATTAATGCTCTGACAGACGTGtaattagtaaatgtttaatacgtttgtcatatttcaaatagcTTAAGCATTTATTACAGATtgggtatttttaatattattgtccACATAATTTGCGTGACTCACTTATTCAGGTGCGTGTTCGGGAAATTATTCGAGgagtggggttgggggggggtttgcGAAGTTTCAGTGGGGGGCTCGAGTCATGTTGTTtgggaaaaatatattaaaaagaaaatttgctttaagcaaggagtgtgtgtgtgtgtggggggggggggtcgatcctTGAACCCACCATGCACACTAGACTAGTGTGTAAAGTAGTTCCTGTGCTTATGAGCTTGATGTTTATTTGACTTCCTGTTTAGTAAGACGGTAAGGGTAACCTCATACAGATGAGCGGCCCATTCGGAACACCTCGTCTGTGAAGcggtttttatatttatacttgAAGTGACCTCTCTGAATGTAGGTAACCTGAAATATGTGTGACGTTTTGTACCGGACACCTCGACTGTTAagtgttttttatatttatacttgAAGTGACCTCTCTGAATGTAGGTAACCTGAAATATGTGTGACGTTTTGTACCGGACACCTCGACTGTTAagtgttttttatatttatacttgAAGTGACCTCTCTGAATGTAGGTAATCTGAAATATGTGTGACGTTTTGTACCGGACACCTCGACTGTTAagtgttttttatatttatacttgAAGTGACCTCTCTGAATGTAGGTAACCTGAAATATGTGTGACGTTTTGTACCGGATACTTCGACAGGAAATATCAAATACacttatttattacacaccagtgtaagatattgctcatgtcataacaatcactcagtatctaactagtgtaatattggcgtgatatgagcgtgacgtagatcacttgctgacccagtccgtagaaaaataacgtgtagtaggtcccgacatctgcttacttctgcgttgcggcttgtttgcagttggtttttaataaataaaataccaaactagtttgcctgtcataccattttaatGAAACTCGTGTaaagttttggtatctgactcgctttcgctcgtcagataccaaaactgttcactcgtttcataaaaatggtatgacaggcaagctcgtttagtattctatatatatattaacaaagaCTAGTTTATGTCACTACAACAGCTATCATTAaatttcgtttgtttgttttccctaacgacacctctagggcacattgctttattaatcattggctactggatgttaaatagttgttaattttgacatatacgcttagagaggaaaccagctacattcgtttccattaatagtaaggagtcttttacatgtaccatcctacaaacatgatatcacataccacggcctttgatacagcagtagtagtgaactggctgtgacgaaaaatgtcccaacacaaaaatagtaagaCCGAAAAGAAATATGCGGCAGTATTAGATGGtatctgtttctttttttcttttcttcccttccccccccccccccccccccccaagaacaCGTAGCattgtgacccccccccccccccccccccacccccccccacaccccccccccccacccacccccccccccccccaccctccccccccccccacccccccccccaccccccccccaccccccccccccccccccccccccccccccccccccccccccccccccccccaccccccccccccccccaccccccccccccccccccccccccccccccccccccccccccccccccccccccccccccccccccccccccccccccccccccccccccccccccccccaccccccccacccccccaccccccccccccccccccccccccccccccccccaccccccccccccccccccccccccccccccccccccccccccccaccaccccccaccccccccccccccaccccccccccccccccccccccccccacacccccccccccaccacccccccccccgcccccccccccccccccccccccccccccccccccccccccccacccccacaaccccccccccccccccccccccaccccccccccccccccccccccccccccacccccccccccccccccccccccccccccccccccccccccccccccccccccccacccccacccaccccccccccccccccccacaggacccccccccccccccaccccccccccccccccccccccccccagtgttcAGGTTTAAACGATTTCTAGACTAGACTACTGACGGGATTTTCTTTGAATAATAgccaaaataataatactaataataataataataataataataaaaataataataataataataataatatataaataaataaataaataaacaagccAGATTCGgatatattgatgtattttaatattctcagattttacaataattattcaCACAGGACAAGACAAATAGCTAGTTGACATACCTGACAAGAACACGCATTACGTGGAACATCAACAGTTAACAACGAACACCGGGTGCGTAATCAAAACAGCTAAAAAGTGCAAATAGAAACATCATTTCACAAGACTATATATAATACGCTACGACTAGTTTTCTTCTCATATATAAAATGCTGTATATATTTTTCCTTCtgatgttttcattatttttatttaaaatctttaataaataatggtattcatctccaatatcagtattacaaagtGTACAAACTATTTGTCTTTAGTTATGTTAAATTTTCTTAACTGTTTCGAGAGGTAATCATAAATTTCACATACGCAATTTTCCAAACCGCGGGCAGACAACTAATCATCGTCATAATCATCAAATAGTTATCATTATCAtaatagtcatcatcatcagcatcattatAATAGtcatcagcagcagcatcatAATGGCAATCAATATAATCGTCATActggtcatcatcatcatcatcatcatcatcatcatcatcatcataatagtcATCGTTATCATCAGAATagtcatcgtcgtcatcataataataataatagtcatcatcgtcatcataatAATAGTTACCGCCACCATTATCGTCGTCTTCGTCATCACTAATAaactagttacacaatatgaaattatttttaacgtcaccactagagcatattgatttatttactgTCAACTACTGGTTATCAAACTGACATAattttatagtcttagagatggaACCCGCTagatctttccattagtagcaagatcttatgtatgtattttcccagacaggacagtacataccatgacttaatgtaagaaaacaataatattagaataCAACTATCAGACTTTATTACTTAATATACCCTGGTTATGACccaaatgcgcggtcggtgagTCTAcgggtctatttctcgttccagccagtgttccaaaactggtgtaacaaagggcatggtatgtactatcttgtctgtgggaagttgCATACAAAACGATCCCTTGCAGATAATCGAAAAGCGTAGACCAATAGGTTAATACATTGTTTGAGTTTCAAAAgaaaggggcgggatctagctcagttgctAGAGTGATAGCCTTAGATGGTTTGGTCGTAGGGCCGATTGGCAGTAAGTTGTGGTATGAGCTGCCCTGTTTGTACagaagtgcatgtaaaagacgtcttggtactaatggaaacgtgtagcgggtttcctctaagactacctTTCAGAATGATTACATTTGTTGACGTCCAGTAAcctatcattaataaatgtgatctagtggtgtagttaaacaaaacagactataacttTGATAGAGTAATCGACAATATTCGATTAATTCTGCAACAATAGACGTAAGTTTTGAAATAAACGTGTGTTTGACAGTGACGGCGTGCGATTATGATCTAATACGCATACGCCACCGTacagatttatttttgaaacaagTTTTCAGTAATGCAATACTCTTTCACCATGGCTAACACTCGCATAAACAAATGCACATTCTTTGATAGTCGTGAGTTATAAATATAACGTGTCGTGACCAAAATTAAATGGTGCAATACCATCTGCCCTCTCTGTATACCAAACATTATCATTTGATCGTCGAAAAGTACACGGAATTCTGTAgtgttaaaaatacatttttccaaattctTCCAAACCAGCTACATGTGAACGTTTTACGAATAACTGTTCTATAGTTTTTTACAAAAAGTACACAATGAATCATCGAGTAATCCAGTTTTATACAAATAGCTGTGTGTGCCCGTTATTCtttgaataattttatattgaaaaccaATTAGTGATACTTTTTTGGTACACAGTCTGGGTGTTACGTATATAGTTTTCCATACCAGagagttattttcaaaattgtggACCAGCTAGTTTGCGCTGTTAGCACGACTGTGTTTGTAGAAAGAATATTAGTAAATAAACCACAACGTCCAATTTCCAGGTTTATTGTGTATTAATGTTTCATAGTCTAAAAACGTCACACCGATATTGTATTTTTGAATTAAATCTATAAAAGGAATAATATGTCCGGTTTCTGAGAGAATATCTCGAATAGGTATACTGCCTTTATTATACCATTCTTTAATAAATGgcgttatgtttttaaaataagcaATATACCATAACGGCTGATGGATTATTTGCTCATAAGTCTCATTTTTGTATATGTTCTCCTAATTCTAAATAGCAACAAATATCCACCTGTCAACAGATTAATGAACGACCATATTACGAAACTCCATCTACCACAATCCCATTGTTATACATTCAAATAAACTGTGTTCTTGTCTGTGACTAAAAAGGTCAGTAACAGTGTGATTAATGACGTAGGCTTGTAGTGTATCCCGTGTCAATAAGACAGTCAGTAACACTGTGATTAACGGCGTAGCCTTGTAGTGTATCCCGTGACAACAAGACATTCAGTAACACTGTGATTAATGACGTAGCCTTGTAGTGTATCCCGTGACAACAAGACGACCAGTAACACTGTGATTAATGACGTAGCCTTGTAGTGTATCCCGTGACAACAATACAGTCAGTAACACTGTGATTAATGACGTAGCCTTGTAGAGTATCCCGTGTCAACAAGGCAGTCAGTAAAACTGTGATTACTGACGTAGCCTTGTAGTGTATCCCGTGTAAACAAGACAGTCAGTAACACTGTGATTAATGACGTAGCCTTGTAGTGTATCCCGTGACAACATGATGGCCAGTAACACTATGATTAATGACGTAGCTTTGTAGTGTATCCCGTGTAAACAAGACAGTCAGTAACACTGTGATTAATGACGTAGCCTTGTAGTGTATCCCGTGTCAACAAGACGACCAGTAACACTGTGATTAATGACGTAGCCTTGTAGTGTATCTCCGTGTCAAATTATCACGACGTTGTACACAGCACCCGTTCTAGGTGGTTTTGGGAATGTAcccttttcttctttcccttcAGCCAGGTTGAACATACTGATTCCATGGTATGTAAAACACAACAGTTTTCCATGTCGGTGAACGATACCAAAGTCAACAACCTGAAATGTTTTCCACTTAGCTGTTAGTTTACTCTCAACCTGGATTTTTCCATTTCTGTCAGTGACGTGAATGTGCATCACGTTGCCAACATAGTCCTTCAGATATACATCTGGGAGGTGAACAGATCCTCTTAGTGCAATGGATGTACAAGGCAACTTTGTATCCAGCTTGGTGACAGTGCGGGTTCTAGTGTTAAAACACTGGATGAGATCTGACGGGTTGTCGTTTACATCTCCTCCCATAACGAGAATGTTCTGACCAACTGTGACAGGAAAAGCGAATTCTCTGTTCAATCCCAAATCACCAACCACCTGCCACTGCTCCTCACTCTCGCTCTTCTCTTCTATTGTATGGGTAGCCCAACCGCTTATAACATACAATGTAGAGCTAGATGTAGCTGTACAGTGAGATCGGTGTCTATGGTTGAGATCTGGGCCTACGTTCCACACTTTTCTAATGGTGTCATACACCAGTGTACATTTAGATTGTTTACCACcaccagtgatgtagatcttgTCATCCAAACTCGCTGCTGAATAACCCGATCCAAGATCTACTGGGGCTGGCGGGACGTCTTCCCACTTCTCTTCTGACGTGAAACAAGACAGCAGTAACTTGCCAGTGTGTTGTAGTACGAAGACATCAGGTTGGTTGGCAACAAACCTTGATGTGCTTGTAAGTCGTGGCAGGGCTGAACATAAAACGTGTTGTATCATTTCCCTCACAGCGCTATTCTCAAAAACGATCTTTGAAAACGCTACCTCATTAACAAGAAATTGTCGGCCAACAATATCCAGTCGCACATTTACAAAAATACTCTGGACGTCCTCCTGTTCTGGATTATTATGTTCAATCCACTTCATGACGACTTTCAGAATGTCATCTTCTTTACAGGTTAAGTCATCTTTGGAAATTATTTCCAAAAGTTCTGGCTTTGACAGATGAATAacattttccattttaagaaaATCAGCCAAGTTATCAGTCAAACAGGAAAGTGCCTGATTGGACAAATCAAGGAAATTGTAGAGTTTCAGGGTTCTCCACCAATTTAGACTATTTTGAGGAGTTAAGTCGAGATTTTGGTTCAGGTAGATGTTACACAGATTTTTGATAGGATCAAGCTGCATCATCTCGGCAGCGTCTAAAATATGCATGCAGTTGTCCTCGTTCACAACATTAATTTTgcagaaatacatttttagaaCGTCCTGAAACACAGACAGCGACACAGAGGGAAGTTCCAGGACGCCCGTCCGACTCTCTGCCATGTCTGATGTAAGCATGGTCCGGAAGTACGGGGAAAGCGCCGCCAGAACGAGCCGACTTCCGGTTGTTTTCCCATCCCTACAAATCACCTGTATGTCACTGAACGAACCGTTGATCATCTCTTGATGAATGTTCTGCAGAAGTTGGGTTTGAACGTCCTCCATTGTAAGTAGCTACTGACGTGaactgaaattaaattaaaacaaaaaaattattttcattgaaaAGTAAAACACTTTAAGTTGGTATTTATCAAACACCTTAAGTTATGAAAGttctgaagtttgttttgtttaaccatcggctattagatgttaaacatttgctaTTTCTGACTGGTAGTCAccagacgaaacccgctacacttttcaaccggctgagctaaatcccaccatTAAACTTGACTAAGTTACAGAGAAAAACTTGTTATCCTTAAGTATGTTATCCTTAAGGCAGTCTTCCCTGTTGATAGACATATGTTTGTTAGACAATAATATACTGGGGAAGTGGTCGCTATTATGTCCTACGGTATATGGGTTTGGTTGCGCATATATTAATAGaaaaccagttgaaaacaataaataaaaaataactttctcttacaaacattaattattttcattttgatacataatacaatatgcaaACATTTTCGGTCGCCAAGCGGGCGACACGTGATAAGGTTTTAACTTGCCCGACGCTATTTTGACTCGCCATGGGCGATCGGGCGGCCGTAAAGTGCAGACCCTGTTCATAACGTCAGGATAAACCGGGGGAGGGGACGAGGGAGACAAATGTACCTTTTTTTACCACTACTCCATATAAACGAATATTAATACATGCATTGTGACCCCACACGAGACTGTGTCCCGTCCACTACAGTGTGTGatctaccccctccccctccccctctctctctctctctctctctctctctctgtatctctctctctctcactctctctctctctctctctctctctctctctctctctctctctctctctctctctctctctctctctctctctctctctctctctctctcttacactTCATATACATTACCCTCACAGCCTTACACTTCATATACATTACCCTCACAGCCGAACCCcaataaaagagagagagagagagagagagagagagagagagagagagagagagagagagagagagagagagagagagagagagagagagagagagagagatgggaaaGTGCATAGTATGATTTATTCTtggttttaaaataagaaatctttatagcgggtttcttctctttcttcctTGGacacatgttaaagggacattcctaagtttgctgcaatattttaatgttatctACTAAacgacgttttaacgattgtaattacatatcaaatatagtgtcctgcataacatattagtggctgtgtattaaacgagtttctgagcgttctaatatttgtactaggttaaatttcagtttacgtacgaaattatttgaagataaaatccagtttgggcttcttacaaatattaagacgaccagaaacacactgaatatacagacactgatattctaaaaaagaaaatatatttaatatctaagtttaatcgttgaaatattttattagttagaaACATCATCCATGCAGCGAACTTAGGACTATCCCTTTGAAATAACCAACACAGCCGAGGTATTAAATATATGAAAGCGGGTCTGGACTGTGGCGAGAGATCTTTACAGCGCGGTCATGATCACCcagaaaacaaactaatattGTGTGTCAACTGGAGCATAGTTTCGACCCTGATCCTCCATTCTGCACCCGCTActgaaaatgtgttattgtggCGTTAAATAAACATGCCTTTTCTTGGTGTTGTGCGTGTTTGTATCACCAAACAATTCAGGATAAACATGTCTAAAATACGGGAAATATTTCAAGCCCACAGGAAcaggggttggggtgtgtgagaTAAAAATGTACGGgttgttttgttgctgttgtccTACTCCAAATAAATggatattaaaatatgtcttgTGCCCAATATAGACTGTTCCCCTTGCACTAGAGgctgtatccccccccccccccccccccccaccccccccccccccccccaacacctaCTTCACATATTGTTTATACATTACCCTCACAGCTGAAGCCCAATACCAACGGGTGGGATATGAGAACTCGAGACACAACCACCCGCGATGTCTGTTATCACCATTCCCAACCGAGGCATGAACACGTTTAGATTCGTGTTAAAACGGAACATGCTGAACAAACTCTCGGCGACATTGTTTAAATATTGACAATTGATACTGGTGTAAACTATAAActcaaaacattaaaacaaggtTTTGTTAAAGCTAATACGTGATATATTTACAAACAGTGTACTCTGGATTGGTGGAAATCATTGACTTACCTCCGCAATCAACAGACAGGTAACACAACAAAATAGCTTTCACGAGACGGGTGACCCAGTTTCTGTATATATCGATCACGAGACCGTGGACCAGGTTGTTAACCTTCATCCTACCAACACATTTTACATACAAATCCTACCAACTGGGGTCCGTTCGGACCCCACTGATATTTTCCTtttttagaaaagaaaaaaatgtatcacaaaAGACCTTTGCTTGTTTAAATGCTCTATTGGCTACATACACGTGACAATAGCACAAAAATAACAGAATAGTAGTCAATGCATTCCTTGATGAGTCATTTGTTAGGAAATATCACTCAAATTTTGCTCTTTTCCCAGCTAATATTGGCATTTGACGTGTTCTGAACTAAACAATGGCATAATCCTGTACCAAACTATAACGTGAAATATcgtcaacaaaataaattgattaTCTATCATCATGTCCTGCAGGAACATAGGTTTTGACTCTTTCAACTTGAATAGTCTGCCATTTTTGGATGTATAGGCATTGTTCGCACACAACTTGTTGGGTGCTGTGATCGGAACATACAGGCTGCCTGCATGCCCCACATTCCAGCCTAACTTTCTTGTTAACTTGACGAGGACACAGGCAACATCTTCTCCTCTTGGCAACACCCACTGCCTGTTGAGCCTGCTGTGGCTGACCAGGAGCTACTACGCCAACCATCTCAATATGGAATTGCCAATTTTTGCTGGGGTCGGTTTGGACCCCAGAATAAAAATCAATCTTACAACCTAATACCTTGCCAGCATCTGAAAGTAACACATGCCCTGAAGCAGGCTAGGGTAGACCAACAAAATCTAGACACCGAAGTGcagataataaatatttgacatacaaaATATACCACCCGGTGTCCGATCGGACCCCAGTTGGTA comes from Gigantopelta aegis isolate Gae_Host chromosome 13, Gae_host_genome, whole genome shotgun sequence and encodes:
- the LOC121387198 gene encoding kelch-like protein 2 — translated: MEDVQTQLLQNIHQEMINGSFSDIQVICRDGKTTGSRLVLAALSPYFRTMLTSDMAESRTGVLELPSVSLSVFQDVLKMYFCKINVVNEDNCMHILDAAEMMQLDPIKNLCNIYLNQNLDLTPQNSLNWWRTLKLYNFLDLSNQALSCLTDNLADFLKMENVIHLSKPELLEIISKDDLTCKEDDILKVVMKWIEHNNPEQEDVQSIFVNVRLDIVGRQFLVNEVAFSKIVFENSAVREMIQHVLCSALPRLTSTSRFVANQPDVFVLQHTGKLLLSCFTSEEKWEDVPPAPVDLGSGYSAASLDDKIYITGGGKQSKCTLVYDTIRKVWNVGPDLNHRHRSHCTATSSSTLYVISGWATHTIEEKSESEEQWQVVGDLGLNREFAFPVTVGQNILVMGGDVNDNPSDLIQCFNTRTRTVTKLDTKLPCTSIALRGSVHLPDVYLKDYVGNVMHIHVTDRNGKIQVESKLTAKWKTFQVVDFGIVHRHGKLLCFTYHGISMFNLAEGKEEKGTFPKPPRTGAVYNVVII